Below is a genomic region from Rhodohalobacter sp. 614A.
CTGGGGTCCGTTATTTATGGGAAGCTGCCGGGGTGGAAATCTGCTCCTGGGAATCAGTCTGATTCCGGCAGTTGTACCTGAAGTTTGGTTTCTTGCATTGATTCCACTCCTTTATATCGCGTCCATTACGTTGGTCAGCCAGGGAGAGGTTCACGGTGGCTCCCAAGCTTATGGATTTACCGCACTTGGATTTATTCTGTTAATTGTCACCGCTTTCCTGCTCCTTCCACTTTTTGAGCTCCCTTTCTCGCTTTCAACCGCACTCCCGTTTCTTGTTGTATTTGGTGTATTAGTGATTCCACCGTTTTATAAAGCGGCCCAAAACCCGGTTCCGTCACTCATCAAAACAGCCATTAAACGAGGTGTTCTTTCACTGGTAATTCTGAACAGCGTATTTGCAGCAGGCTTTGGAGGATTCTGGAGTGGAATGATTGTTGTCCTTCTCTTCTTCCTTTCTGTAGGAACCGCAAAACTATTTCAGGTAACCTGATTTTTACTCTATCCCTTTACGAGAGAATACCATCAATAATGAATGGTTTTTTTAATGTAACTGCTTTTTTAAAAAACAGTTTGATACCTGATCGCCATATCTACGATTTACAAACAAATATGAGATAGCTTTACACCACGCATCAGAAAAAGTATTTGATTGATTTAAAATCGCTCTTCTTTGAAATATGGCAGTCGACAAGGTTTTTCCGCGTATTAATTATTGAATCCCTGGTATTTCCAGGTTAAGTAAAAACACTCATCAAAATTTATTTAAAATGATTACTTCAAGACTTCACTATCTCATCTCCATCATTCTTCTTCTTTCTTTCATTACTATTGGTTGCGAAGGTCCGGCAGGCCCGGATGGAGATTCGGGCCCTCAAGGTGAACAAGGTCCCGAAGGCCCCATGGGCGAACAAGGACTCCAGGGAGAAGAAGGTCCGCAGGGACCTGAGGGGCCTGAAGGACCTCCCGGAACGGCAAACGTTATCTATTCCGACTGGATGGACATTGATTGGAATCGGGATGACGATCCCACATACAAGGCAATGTACATCCCTGAATCCCGTGTAATGGGCGACTTTATAGCGGAGGGGACTCTCATGGTTTATGCAAAAGAAGAAATTAGCGGTGATGCAATTGTTGTCCCTTTACCTTATGTGAGTGGTTCGGATTTTCTGTCCTTCGCTATTGCAGATCTTCCAAGTGATGGGGCTCAGGGAATTATAGTGGTTCTTACCTCAACGGATGGTAGCAATGTTTCTGACTTTACCGGTGCACAGGTTCGCTATGTGATGATTCCCGGCGGCGTACCAGCTAAAATGAAAAATGATTTCATGGAAGATTACCAAGCCGTAAAAGACTACTATGGCATTCCAAACTGAGATTCAGAATACCCATTAGATATATTTCTGAGTCTTGTTTCTATTTGAAACTCATCGGCAAACACCCCAATGTTTGTTGATGGGTTTCTTAATTGAACTCTCCTTCGTTTTCCAGCGCCTGTTCAATGTGGGCCAGATGATGCCGGCAATGCCAGGCATATAATCCGAGCATAAATGTCAACGTCAGCTCGCGGCCTTGCTCCGGGTGAAAAAGCTTCCTCTTGAAATCATCTTCACTCATCGATTTCAGTAAAATTGCCCAGCGGGCATGAACGCCTTCAAGCAATGAAATGGATTGAGAAACAGGCGCTTTTGAGTCTTCCAGCTCCGCCCATTTATCTTCAAAATAGGGTTTGATGGTTGGCACATCTTCCGTGAGTGCCAGTTTAAAACGGATAATTGAATTGATGTGACTGTCTGCAACATGATGAACCACCTGCCGAATGGTCCAGCCTTCCGGGCGATATTTCCAATCCAGTTCTTCGGAAGAAAGATTCTCGGTCAGTGCTCGCACTTTTGAAGGGAAGGATTCGATCGTTTCAATCCACTCGGAAACCTGTTCTTTCGATACATCTTTTGGGACATTAAGTTTGCCGATAGGATAGCGGAGGGATTCTAAATTGAAGTCTTTATTCATTTTTTATAAACCAATTGAAATGATTCTTAATTTGTGAGTGGTATAATATTTGATCTTCAATCTGTTCTTGTAATGAGTTTAGATGAGTAATGTTCACATTTGCCCTTTTGATATTTTTCTCATTCTGCTCTGTGAACAGTAAAGATCTTGCTTTTTTTAATTCATTAATTCCTTGTTGAAAAGTTAAACCCTGCATAAAAATGTGCTGACTTGCGTGATGTTCCTTCACATATTTTTCTAATTCGACAATGAGTTCGTTATTAACTTTTCTCCCAAGTTTAAATGTTTCTAAAAGACGATTCTTTGTTTCCTCTGGTTCAATGACATATTTCTGCAAATATGTAAAGAAGGCTACCAAAGAACCTATAATCGTAAAAAAGAGCAGCGTAGTTTCCATCCCATATGATTTAATCCACCAATCGAATTTGTAAAATAGCTACCAAATTCCAAAATGCTTCAAAACCCGCATGGCTCTCAGCGTATTCCATCGGCCGGGTTTGCCGGCTTGGTCCATCGTAAAGTGAGTGAGGCCGGAATATTCCGCGTATTGATTCCACGTTCCGTCTTTGTTCTGTTTTTTCAGGAGTATGTCGATTGCCGGCTGCATTCGGTCATCCCATTCGGCTCCGGAATACCGGAAGTAGTCGAGGGCTTTCAAAATGTCATATTTCCATCGCGGCGGATAGGGAAATTTCAGGAAACCCTGTTTGATGATCTCTCCGGTTCGGTCAGATATAAAAAGTTGGTGCATCAGGATAAACTCCTCGGCCGATTTTCGCGCTTTTTTCAGTTCATCAGACCGATACAAATAGCCATTCTTTTCATACTCGAAAAATCCTTCTGCAACTGAAAGCGTGGAATGCAGCGAACTGTGTTTTGCACCCGACCGGTTAAACTGACAATTGAATCCGCCATCCGGCAGAGTCTGATCCAGAATAAAATCAATAACCGATTTCAAATCCTCTTCATCCGCACCAAAAAAAGCCGCACAATTCAGCATCATTCCGTTCATGCAAACATCACTCTCTTTGATATGTCCCGATGGATTGATTCCGCCGTCCGAACCTTTTTCAT
It encodes:
- the eboC gene encoding UbiA-like protein EboC (EboC, a homolog the polyprenyltransferase UbiA, belongs to system of proteins involved in the trafficking of precursor metabolites to an extracytoplasmic compartment so that the biosynthesis of certain natural products, such as scytonemin, can be completed.); this encodes MNPSTPSSEITFRTRFRAALELMRPANIITAFADILAGVTIAAGSLVSSDLPFSEIGWLLLSTFGLYGGGVVLNDFFDAELDAKERPERAIPSGRISAFTAGVFGFLLLLAGIVSAFLVNITAGFLATGIAICAVFYDSKAKHSAFWGPLFMGSCRGGNLLLGISLIPAVVPEVWFLALIPLLYIASITLVSQGEVHGGSQAYGFTALGFILLIVTAFLLLPLFELPFSLSTALPFLVVFGVLVIPPFYKAAQNPVPSLIKTAIKRGVLSLVILNSVFAAGFGGFWSGMIVVLLFFLSVGTAKLFQVT
- a CDS encoding collagen-like protein encodes the protein MITSRLHYLISIILLLSFITIGCEGPAGPDGDSGPQGEQGPEGPMGEQGLQGEEGPQGPEGPEGPPGTANVIYSDWMDIDWNRDDDPTYKAMYIPESRVMGDFIAEGTLMVYAKEEISGDAIVVPLPYVSGSDFLSFAIADLPSDGAQGIIVVLTSTDGSNVSDFTGAQVRYVMIPGGVPAKMKNDFMEDYQAVKDYYGIPN
- a CDS encoding YfiT family bacillithiol transferase, which gives rise to MNKDFNLESLRYPIGKLNVPKDVSKEQVSEWIETIESFPSKVRALTENLSSEELDWKYRPEGWTIRQVVHHVADSHINSIIRFKLALTEDVPTIKPYFEDKWAELEDSKAPVSQSISLLEGVHARWAILLKSMSEDDFKRKLFHPEQGRELTLTFMLGLYAWHCRHHLAHIEQALENEGEFN
- a CDS encoding prenyltransferase/squalene oxidase repeat-containing protein, giving the protein MKTDERIKWLLNGDVSIQYQVHRDLLFEERDDLRKRIATEGWGAEILSKRKPNKHWGKGYYSPKWISSHYSILDLRNMWFPAEHPLVRETIDMILKNEKGSDGGINPSGHIKESDVCMNGMMLNCAAFFGADEEDLKSVIDFILDQTLPDGGFNCQFNRSGAKHSSLHSTLSVAEGFFEYEKNGYLYRSDELKKARKSAEEFILMHQLFISDRTGEIIKQGFLKFPYPPRWKYDILKALDYFRYSGAEWDDRMQPAIDILLKKQNKDGTWNQYAEYSGLTHFTMDQAGKPGRWNTLRAMRVLKHFGIW